The following proteins are encoded in a genomic region of Clostridium kluyveri:
- a CDS encoding glycoside hydrolase family 13 protein → MEQQLWWKEAVFYEIYVRSFMDSTGDGIGDLKGIISKLDYLKNLGIDVIWISPMYKSPNCDNGYDISDYRDISPEFGTLDDFYDLLKQVHMRDMKIIIDLVINHTSDLHPWFIESRSCRNNFKRNFYIWKQGIKNKKPNNWKGIFGGSVWEYDRNTKEYYFHLFSKNQPDLNWENEEMREEIYDMINWWLERGVDGFRIDAISHIKKDVLDKRMPYVKGERYVDAFERYTNVQGIFYYLKELKEKVLNKYDIVTVGEANGVTVEQAPLWVNEKDGIFNMIFQFELLNLFEAQSYHKISILDIKRILSKWQEVLENKGWNALFIENHDVPRIVSILGDNEYLRESATCIAAMYFMMKGTPFIYQGQEIGMTNIKLEDIEEYNDIKSKEFYYTKIKEGVPKEKVMKILGLSSRDNARSPMQWNDKKNAGFTTGIPWLGVNENYKKINVENQLKDSKSILNFYKKMISIRRENKVFIYGDYKMILKDHMSIFAYIRSFKSEKAIVICNLSAVNVLYRYDTIKLSYSNYLLGNYPIDKEKYATEFVLKPYETRIYKLNCLEEDSAWKKDM, encoded by the coding sequence ATGGAACAACAACTCTGGTGGAAAGAAGCGGTATTTTACGAGATATATGTGAGAAGCTTTATGGATTCTACAGGGGATGGTATAGGGGATTTAAAAGGTATAATTTCAAAATTGGATTATTTAAAGAATTTGGGTATTGATGTGATATGGATTTCTCCCATGTATAAATCCCCTAATTGTGATAATGGATATGATATCAGCGATTATAGGGATATTTCACCAGAGTTTGGAACATTGGATGATTTTTATGATCTTCTAAAACAAGTTCATATGCGTGATATGAAGATTATAATTGATTTAGTTATAAATCATACCAGTGATTTACATCCATGGTTTATCGAATCTAGAAGCTGCAGGAATAATTTTAAGAGAAATTTTTATATATGGAAGCAGGGGATAAAAAATAAGAAACCCAATAATTGGAAAGGCATATTTGGAGGCTCTGTTTGGGAATATGACAGAAATACCAAAGAGTATTATTTTCACTTGTTTTCTAAAAATCAACCGGATTTAAACTGGGAAAATGAGGAAATGCGTGAGGAAATATATGATATGATAAATTGGTGGCTTGAAAGAGGCGTAGACGGCTTTAGGATAGATGCCATAAGTCATATTAAGAAAGATGTGCTTGATAAAAGAATGCCTTATGTTAAAGGGGAAAGGTATGTAGATGCCTTCGAGAGATATACTAACGTTCAAGGGATCTTTTATTATTTAAAAGAACTTAAAGAAAAGGTACTTAATAAATACGATATTGTTACTGTAGGGGAGGCAAATGGGGTTACTGTGGAACAAGCGCCTCTCTGGGTAAATGAAAAAGATGGCATATTTAATATGATATTTCAATTTGAACTTTTGAATTTATTTGAAGCACAGTCATATCATAAAATAAGTATATTAGATATAAAAAGAATCCTATCTAAGTGGCAGGAAGTGCTGGAGAACAAAGGGTGGAATGCACTATTTATAGAAAATCATGATGTACCTCGTATTGTTTCTATTCTGGGGGATAATGAGTATTTGAGAGAAAGCGCTACTTGTATTGCAGCTATGTATTTCATGATGAAGGGTACTCCTTTCATATATCAGGGACAGGAAATTGGTATGACCAATATAAAGCTAGAAGATATTGAAGAATATAACGATATAAAAAGCAAAGAATTCTATTACACCAAGATAAAGGAGGGAGTACCTAAAGAAAAAGTAATGAAAATATTAGGACTGTCCTCAAGAGATAATGCAAGAAGTCCCATGCAGTGGAATGATAAAAAGAATGCAGGTTTTACCACAGGTATTCCCTGGCTTGGTGTAAATGAAAATTATAAGAAAATTAATGTGGAAAATCAATTAAAAGATTCCAAGTCCATACTTAATTTTTATAAGAAAATGATTAGTATTAGAAGAGAAAATAAAGTTTTTATTTATGGAGATTACAAAATGATTTTGAAAGATCATATGAGTATATTTGCATATATTAGAAGTTTTAAAAGTGAAAAAGCCATTGTAATATGTAATTTGAGTGCGGTTAATGTGTTATATAGATATGATACAATAAAATTGAGTTATTCAAATTATCTATTGGGTAATTATCCCATAGATAAAGAGAAATATGCTACAGAATTTGTATTAAAGCCTTATGAAACTAGAATTTATAAATTAAATTGTTTGGAGGAAGATTCAGCTTGGAAGAAAGATATGTAA
- a CDS encoding papain-like cysteine protease family protein has protein sequence MDKRLVILSYKGFLIAKNTYGTTKLSDICISSNHSIDENNLNKILSTQKIDVKSVNTVDVKNILPTAQKSINMQTSTSYDWRYLQVPIVTQRTSDGVQHGMCWAASVASIVNYKLGENITAADVCNLMNIGYDTGANGNTASLALNIYGVSSYAVGSPISFQQVTSYINNNKPVYMRSTSNIGNHATVINGWITSSDGNALLLMDPAYECYKQAYSSGNTFYFIFGNTTMTWYATVCLV, from the coding sequence TTGGACAAGCGATTAGTAATACTATCATATAAAGGATTTTTAATAGCTAAGAATACCTATGGAACAACTAAATTAAGTGATATATGTATTAGCAGTAATCATTCAATTGATGAGAACAATTTAAATAAAATTCTAAGTACACAAAAAATAGATGTAAAAAGCGTAAATACCGTAGATGTAAAAAATATTTTACCAACAGCTCAAAAGAGCATAAATATGCAAACCTCAACATCTTATGACTGGAGATATTTACAAGTACCTATAGTTACACAAAGAACTTCAGATGGAGTACAACATGGTATGTGTTGGGCAGCTTCTGTTGCAAGTATTGTTAATTATAAATTGGGTGAAAATATAACAGCTGCTGATGTATGTAATTTAATGAATATTGGTTACGATACTGGAGCAAATGGAAATACTGCTAGCCTTGCACTTAACATATATGGTGTATCTTCATATGCAGTAGGTTCACCAATTAGTTTTCAACAAGTTACTAGTTATATTAATAATAATAAACCTGTATACATGAGATCAACTTCTAATATAGGAAACCATGCTACAGTCATAAATGGATGGATAACATCCTCAGATGGTAATGCATTACTCCTAATGGATCCTGCTTATGAATGTTATAAACAAGCATATTCTTCAGGAAATACATTTTACTTTATTTTTGGAAATACTACCATGACTTGGTATGCAACAGTATGTTTGGTTTAA